TGGCGATGGTCGAAGGACCAAGGGAGAGCCCGAGCGTCAGGAGTTGAAAGAGCGCAAAGGTCCCGTAGGACACCGCGGTGGTGGCGCGGGTCTGGTCTTTGTCGTATGGCTTGCTGTGAATGATGGCCGTCAGCAGTGAGCCGCCCAGATTGGTCAAGCCATGCACCATGCCCATCACCACGAAGTACGTACGCTCATACCGTACGAGTGATTCGATGACTCGTTGAAACGGCGGATATACGCTTTTCAGGGCGGCCACGATCAGAAAAACCCCGACGATGCCGCCGATGTTCAGTTTGCGTGTCGTCACCAGCAGAAGCCAGAGGATGACGCAGGGAATCGAGAGGGTGAGGATCTGCCGGTAGAACGGAAGATGAATCTGCCGATAGTCCTTACTGACTTGGAGCAGGTTGATGGCCAGCGAGATCGGCAGGAGTGTGGTCAGGGTGGTGATGAAGTCGTAGCCCAAGACCAGCAGAATCGGGGTGCCGAACAGGAGGACGCCGACGCCGAAGAGGGATTGAATGGTGGCCGTCAGGAGAATCGTTGCGAGAATGTCCCAGTGCATGGTGACGCTGTCCCATCCGGCGCGGGCTTTTCTCGGCCCGGCTTGTGCCTCTTACGGTTGCTGTCGGATATAGCGCAGGGTCGTAGCGCCGGTCAAACAGTGTAAATGGCGTCGAGGAGGTGATCGGCGGTTGATGGAACGGCATGCCTGCGGGGTTATTGTGGCTTGGAGGGAACCGGGCGATCGGGCGGAGCGGAGACGGTGAAGCGCATGGTGCCCATCAAGCTCATGTCGTTGATCTGTTCGCCAGCGTGGATTTCCACTTTATAGCGACCGGGTTTCCAACTGCCTTCCGCGGGGAGCAATGTGAGGTAGCCGGTTTGGTCTTCCAGGGCGATGTACATGGCGTCTTCGGCCACGACCGGTTGCCCCGCGGCTCCTGCTTCCGGCTCGGGATAGCAGCGCCCGAATACTTGAAACGATTGATAGTGCTGGTGCAGTTCGAACACGATGAAAATCGGCTTCGATCCGGCGGTGAACTGCTCTGTGGGGGCGACGGGAACGATTTCATGGGTCCGTTGAAACCCCAGTTCTTCATCGAATCCCTCGGCGAGCACGATGCGGCGAAACATGCCTTCGGGCGGGGCGTCGAAATTGTAAGGTTTGGCGTTCTCAGTGCGGTTCTGAAAGTCCGGGATCGGCACATTGCGCGTGAGAGGGAGATCCTCAGCTCCAAGGGGGGAGCCTGAGAGGAGGACGATGAGGCAGACAAGCGCGCCGAGCTCCCGCATGCTGTCTTGGTACACCTGCCCTAGCAGGCCTGTCAAGGAAGTGCGTGGGCGTGCGGATGTTGGGGTGTGAGGGCGGCGCATCAGGGGGGCCATGTCGAGGCGCGATGGGTTCCGGAGTCATCGGAGACTGGTTGCGGGTGAAATTTGCTTCCTGTTAGACTTTCCCCCTTTCCACAGGGGGACAGCATGGAACAGCACCTGATGACGCAGGTAGAGGATCCCGACGCATTGCCTCAACCGCTCGGGGAGTACAAGCCGGTCGATTACTGGCAGGCGCATATCAATACTCTGTTCTATCAACTACGGGGCGACCAGCAACGGAGTTTCTATCAGACATTCACATCGGCCGACTATCGATTGGCCCACGCGCTGGCCGCCGACTATTTTGAGCAGGTGACGAAGCGAGACCGCGCCGCGAGTAAGCAAGGTTCGTCCGTCACTCGGAGCGCCGGTGATACGGCACCCGCTGTGTCTGCGGCGTCGCTGACGGTCATGGAGTGGGGCCCCGGAAACGGCAATCTGGCAGCCTGCTTCCTTGGCCATTTACAGAGGCTCGACAAGGCCGGGCAGGTCTACCCCCGCGTGCGGTATGTCCTGGTTGATTCTCAGGCCTCTGCCTTGGAACAGGCGCGCTCCCATCCCGATTTGGTTCCTCATCTGTCCAAGGTGGAGTCGCTCTGCGCTGATGTCGAGAATCTGGCTACCGTTGCGGACGGAACCGTCGATCGCATCGTCTGCAATGAACTTTGGAATGAGTTGGCGACCAAGCTCATTGTGAAGAAGGGCGGGGAGTATGAGGAAGAACATCTCCGGCCGAACCTCAATGAGCGCAAGGCAGCCGCGATTGCCGATTGGTCCGGCTTTGTCCGGGCCTTTGAAGCGAAAGATATCGAGAAGTTGAAGCAGTGTCCGCCGTTCCTGGACGACCTGATCTGGGAGCGCGAGTACCACAAGGTGGAGTGGAAAGATGTTCCATATCGCAAGACGATCACCGAATTTATGAAGGCCATCGACGACGAGGTGCTGGTGCCGGTGAATCTTGGCGCCTGCGCGTCAATCAAGGAAGCCAAGCGGGTGTTGGCGTCGAATGCCGTAGGGTTCAGCAGTTTCGATGCCGGGACGGCGGATCTGCGGGTGCTCAACGATCCCGACAAGCCCTGTTATGGTCAGTTCGGAGGACAACACAGTTTCATGGTGAACCTGGCATTGATTCAGGCGGTGGCCAAGCACCTGGGCATTGCGACCACCACCGTGGAAACGCAACGGGAGTTCGTTGGAAGCCGGCTCGGGACTAACGTGATGACGCTGATGGATGTACTGGCCTGCCATCCGATGGTCGGTTCAAAAGTGCCGGCCTGGGAGTTGGATCGCTTGACCTTGCAGACCATTCGCGCGCTGAACGAGATCTATGAAAGCCCCTATCAGCGCACGATCGATTTCCCGCTCCGCCACGAGATGCCCGCGCAGGAGCGTGAATCGGCGCAGGGGATCCTGCGTTCGCTGAAGCCGAACGGGATTCCCGATACGATCGCCTATGTCACAGAAGAGGAATTGAGTCAGGCGCAGGCCGAGTTGGAGACCCTCGGCTATGAGCGTGAGGCGGTGATGATGGCCCTCGGGGCGCCGCCGAGTCCTGTCGAGTACTATCACTTCGCGTTTCGACCGTAACGAGCGTGGAACGGTCTTCGCCGCAGGCTGCGCGCGTGGCGTTCGTAGGAGAAAGAGCTTGACTAATTAAATTCGTTTCTATAGCCTTTCCCGCGATTTCCGAGAGAAGACCTGTCTCTGCTTGAGGTATCGCGAGCATGCAGACGAGGGTAGGATTCGCAGACACGATCATCTCAGACGACTTCCTTCACGAGACGGCAGTGTCGTCGCCGGGGCGTGGATATACGTCGTG
The sequence above is drawn from the Nitrospira defluvii genome and encodes:
- a CDS encoding sulfite exporter TauE/SafE family protein, which translates into the protein MHWDILATILLTATIQSLFGVGVLLFGTPILLVLGYDFITTLTTLLPISLAINLLQVSKDYRQIHLPFYRQILTLSIPCVILWLLLVTTRKLNIGGIVGVFLIVAALKSVYPPFQRVIESLVRYERTYFVVMGMVHGLTNLGGSLLTAIIHSKPYDKDQTRATTAVSYGTFALFQLLTLGLSLGPSTIATPTTVLYLAAGISMFLGTDLLLYSKMSTDRYRTTFAVFLFLSGTALIFKSLFLR
- a CDS encoding SAM-dependent methyltransferase — encoded protein: MEQHLMTQVEDPDALPQPLGEYKPVDYWQAHINTLFYQLRGDQQRSFYQTFTSADYRLAHALAADYFEQVTKRDRAASKQGSSVTRSAGDTAPAVSAASLTVMEWGPGNGNLAACFLGHLQRLDKAGQVYPRVRYVLVDSQASALEQARSHPDLVPHLSKVESLCADVENLATVADGTVDRIVCNELWNELATKLIVKKGGEYEEEHLRPNLNERKAAAIADWSGFVRAFEAKDIEKLKQCPPFLDDLIWEREYHKVEWKDVPYRKTITEFMKAIDDEVLVPVNLGACASIKEAKRVLASNAVGFSSFDAGTADLRVLNDPDKPCYGQFGGQHSFMVNLALIQAVAKHLGIATTTVETQREFVGSRLGTNVMTLMDVLACHPMVGSKVPAWELDRLTLQTIRALNEIYESPYQRTIDFPLRHEMPAQERESAQGILRSLKPNGIPDTIAYVTEEELSQAQAELETLGYEREAVMMALGAPPSPVEYYHFAFRP